In Fibrobacter sp. UWR3, the genomic window TATCAAGGGAACATACACCGATAAATACGGACGTGTGTTAAATCAAAATGCGGCAAAATCTACAAAGATTATTGTTGCTGTTTTGTTGATTCTGCCTGTGCTTGTTTTGCCGGCCGGTCTTCTTGCTGCAGTGGCTTTACCTAAACTCAATGTAATGACTGCTAAATCTAAGGCTTCTGTAATTGGGCCTGCAATGGGCGCATATAGGAACCTTCAAGATGCTTATAATGTGGATACGGGTAAAATTGGTACCTGGGAGTCTATTGGATACTCTGCACCGAATTCAACAAATGAAATTGAATTTAAGGAAATCAAAACAAATCAGTTTGTTGGCGTCAGGGCGCAGCTGCTTACAAATCTAGGCGATTGCCCTGTAGGAACCATGTATGGATTTCTTGCAAGCCCGGGCCAGGGTGGTGCCAATTACGCTTGCGCTATTTTAGATGCGTCAGGGAATGAACTGGATGCATCTACTTTGTCCAGTTGTGAAGCGATTGTTCCAACATTCAGTAGACTTTGTGACTAAGAAATTTTTTTCTTGAAACAAAAAGACCTGCGATTTTTTAATCGCAGGTCTTTTTGTTAGAGTTATAGTTGAATAAAAAAGCATAGTATGAACTGAATTCGTCTTCCCTGCGCTAATTATAAAGATTCGTTTTTTCTTTCATTTCCCGTAACGAACCTCATAGACTTCTGCTGCGATTTCCTCGTCGTTCATCATTGGCGTCTTTTCTGCGTTCGTGTTAGGGATAGTG contains:
- a CDS encoding TM2 domain-containing protein → MENQNPQQIIVNVDNGQQNQGFQQPGIYIPPVKNQSATLVIAFFLGTLGIHDFYNGRILYGALKLIFTLTGVLALVSWIWWIIDLVRIIKGTYTDKYGRVLNQNAAKSTKIIVAVLLILPVLVLPAGLLAAVALPKLNVMTAKSKASVIGPAMGAYRNLQDAYNVDTGKIGTWESIGYSAPNSTNEIEFKEIKTNQFVGVRAQLLTNLGDCPVGTMYGFLASPGQGGANYACAILDASGNELDASTLSSCEAIVPTFSRLCD